A single region of the Lotus japonicus ecotype B-129 chromosome 4, LjGifu_v1.2 genome encodes:
- the LOC130715306 gene encoding agmatine deiminase — translation MTNLQTTPASFGFHMPAEWEPHTQCWMGWPERGDNWRDAAVHAQSVFARVASAISRFERVTVCASSAQWENARSQLPDHIRVIEISCNDSWFRDTGPTFVVMRNTSNSGGSDHRIAGIDWSFNSWGGLEEGCYTDWSLDNLVAKKVLEIEGIPRFSHSMVLEGGSIHVDGEGTCLTTEECLLNKNRNPHLSKNQIEDELKAYLGVRKVIWLPRGLYGDDDTNGHIDNMCCFVRPGVVLLSWTDDEIDPQYERCTEAYSLLSSVTDANGRKFEIIKLHVPDPLYMTEKESAGVLQVDEAKARLPGTRLAASYVNFYIANGAIIVPQFGDKKWDDEAVQVLSKTFPSHEVVGIEGAREIVLAGGNIHCITQQQPAI, via the exons ATGACGAATCTGCAAACCACACCGGCTTCTTTCGGATTTCACATGCCTGCAGAGTGGGAACCTCACACACAGTGTTGGATGGGTTGGCCT GAACGCGGGGATAATTGGCGTGACGCCGCGGTTCACGCTCAAAGCGTGTTTGCTAGGGTCGCCTCCGCCATCTCGAGATTCGAGAGAGTAACCGTTTGTGCTAGTTCCGCGCAG TGGGAGAATGCAAGGAGTCAGCTACCTGATCATATCAGGGTCATTGAGATCAGCTGCAATGATTCTTGGTTTCGCGACACCGGACCTACT TTTGTTGTCATGAGGAACACATCAAACTCTGGTGGTTCTGATCACAGGATTGCAGGAATTGACTGGAGTTTTAATAGTTGGGGAG GTTTAGAAGAGGGATGTTACACTGACTGGAGTCTCGACAATCTTGTCGCTAAGAAG GTTTTGGAAATTGAGGGGATTCCTAGATTTTCACATTCAATGGTGCTTGAAGGTGGAAGCATTCATGTTGATGGAGAAG GAACATGTCTTACCACTGAAGAATGTCTCCTGAACAAGAACAGGAACCCTCACTTGAGTAAGAATCAAATAGAGGATGAACTTAAGGCATACCTTGGAGTCAGGAAGGTTATATGGTTACCTCGAGGATTATATG GAGATGATGATACAAATGGTCATATTGATAACATGTGCTGTTTTGTGAGGCCTGGTGTGGTTCTGCTGTCTTGGACTGATGATGAAATTGATCCTCAGTATGAAAGATGTACAGAAGCATATTCTTTGCTTTCAAGTGTAACTGATGCCAATGGTAGAAAATTTGAAATCATTAAACTACATGTTCCTGATCCACTCTACATGACAGAGAAAGAGTCTGCTGGAGTTTTGCAG GTTGACGAGGCCAAGGCAAGACTTCCAGGTACTAGGCTAGCTGCATCCTATGTAAACTTTTACATTGCAAATGGAGCTATCATTGTACCACAATTTGGAGATAAAAAGTGGGATGATGAAGCTGTCCAAGTCCTATCTAAGACCTTCCCTAGTCATGAA GTTGTGGGAATTGAAGGTGCCAGGGAGATTGTTTTGGCGGGTGGAAATATTCACTGCATTACTCAGCAGCAACCAGCCATTTAG
- the LOC130713083 gene encoding putative F-box protein PP2-B12, with product MELPDECIADILCRTTPLDVARISVVSKNFCSVIDSDTIWDHFLPSDYRSIISQSFSMDSVPSKKALYLAFSDHPIIIDQGKKSFQLDRKSGKKCYMLSARALNISNSDDERYCRWVTIPESRFEEVAMLKDALQFYISGTINTIDLSSNTQYAVFLVFKLITTHGFYYDPVLLLMRIFGGPICTKGACLDMRLEAMSTYNMPQYPNMRSDGLLEIEMGEFFSSGPKDGEVEMGVMILKSVSWRGNFYLEGIEVRPKVSCPIRNIRQA from the exons ATGGAGTTGCCGGATGAATGCATCGCTGACATACTGTGTCGCACTACTCCATTGGATGTCGCCAGGATCTCCGTCGTTTCTAAGAATTTCTGCTCTGTCATTGATTCTGACACTATTTGGGATCATTTTCTCCCTTCCGATTATCGTTCCATCATTTCCCAGTCTTTTTCCATGGACAGCGTTCCTTCAAAGAAAGCCCTTTATCTCGCTTTCTCAGATCACCCTATCATCATCGATCAGGGGAAAAAG AGCTTTCAATTGGACAGGAAGAGTGGGAAGAAATGTTACATGCTTTCTGCCAGAGCTCTCAACATTTCTAACAGTGATGATGAACGTTACTGTCGTTGGGTTACCATTCCAGAGTCTAG GTTCGAAGAAGTTGCCATGCTTAAAGATGCATTACAGTTTTATATATCCGGGACGATAAATACTATTGATTTATCCTCAAACACTCAATATGCagtttttcttgtttttaaGTTGATCACCACTCATGGCTTTTACTACGATCCCGTGTTGTTATTGATGCGCATTTTTGGAGGCCCTATATGTACTAAGGGTGCTTGTTTGGACATGAGGTTAGAAGCGATGTCTACATACAATATGCCACAATATCCAAATATGAGAAGTGATGGTTTGTTGGAGATTGAGATGGGAGAGTTCTTCAGTTCAGGCCCAAAAGATGGTGAAGTTGAGATGGGTGTTATGATTTTAAAGAGTGTTTCATGGAGGGGAAATTTCTATCTTGAAGGAATAGAAGTTAGGCCTAAAGTATCTTGTCCCATAAGAAATATTAGACAGGCCTAG